Proteins encoded within one genomic window of Bacteroides sedimenti:
- the fabF gene encoding beta-ketoacyl-ACP synthase II: protein MELKRVVVTGLGAITPLGNTVPEFWENLINGVSGAGPITHFDASLFKTQFACEVKGFDANQYIDRKEARKMDRYTQYAVAVAKQAVTDSELDLEKEDLNRIGVIFGAGIGGIQTFEEEVGNYTLNKENGPKFNPFFIPKMISDIAAGQISIMYGFHGPNFATTSACATSSNAIADAFNYIRLNKANVIVTGGSEAAITAAGVGGFNAMHALSTRNDEAAKASRPFSASRDGFVMGEGGGCLVLEELEHAKARGAKIYAEIVGSGMSADAYHLTASHPEGLGARLVMQNALEDAEMKPEEVDYINVHGTSTPVGDISESKAIKNVFGEHAFKLNISSTKSMTGHLLGAAGAVEAIASILAIKNGIVPPTINHEEGDNDENIDYNLNLTFNKAQKREVNVALSNTFGFGGHNACVIFKKYSE, encoded by the coding sequence ATGGAATTAAAAAGAGTAGTAGTAACAGGTCTTGGCGCCATTACTCCATTAGGAAACACTGTTCCCGAGTTCTGGGAAAACCTGATCAACGGTGTGAGCGGAGCAGGACCTATTACTCATTTTGATGCGTCACTGTTTAAGACTCAATTTGCGTGCGAAGTAAAAGGATTCGATGCGAATCAATACATCGACCGCAAAGAGGCAAGAAAGATGGACCGTTACACACAGTATGCAGTTGCTGTAGCTAAACAAGCCGTAACAGACTCTGAACTTGACCTTGAAAAAGAGGACTTAAACAGAATTGGTGTAATCTTTGGAGCCGGTATTGGTGGTATCCAGACTTTTGAAGAAGAAGTTGGGAACTACACCTTGAACAAGGAAAACGGTCCGAAGTTTAACCCCTTCTTTATCCCCAAAATGATTTCGGATATTGCAGCTGGCCAAATTTCTATCATGTATGGTTTCCATGGCCCGAACTTTGCAACAACATCTGCATGTGCAACATCTTCGAATGCCATTGCCGATGCATTCAACTATATCCGATTGAATAAAGCGAATGTTATTGTTACCGGAGGTTCCGAAGCAGCAATCACTGCAGCCGGAGTTGGTGGATTTAACGCAATGCACGCTTTATCTACCAGAAATGATGAAGCAGCAAAGGCGTCCCGCCCATTTAGCGCAAGCCGTGATGGATTCGTAATGGGAGAAGGTGGCGGATGCCTCGTTCTGGAAGAACTGGAACACGCTAAAGCACGTGGTGCCAAAATTTATGCTGAGATTGTTGGATCAGGTATGTCAGCCGATGCTTATCACCTGACAGCTTCACACCCGGAAGGACTTGGAGCTAGATTAGTGATGCAAAATGCATTGGAAGACGCAGAAATGAAACCGGAAGAGGTTGATTACATCAACGTTCACGGAACATCAACTCCAGTTGGTGACATTTCTGAATCTAAAGCAATCAAAAATGTATTTGGCGAACATGCTTTCAAGCTGAACATCAGTTCAACTAAATCGATGACCGGTCACCTACTAGGTGCGGCCGGAGCTGTAGAAGCGATTGCAAGTATTCTTGCTATAAAAAATGGTATCGTACCTCCTACTATCAACCATGAAGAAGGAGATAATGACGAAAACATTGATTATAACCTGAATTTAACCTTCAACAAGGCGCAAAAGCGTGAAGT
- a CDS encoding acyl carrier protein has protein sequence MSEIESRVKAIIVDKLGVEESEVTLEASFTNDLGADSLDTVELIMEFEKEFGISIPDDQAEKIATVGDAVTYIEAAKA, from the coding sequence ATGTCTGAAATTGAATCAAGAGTAAAGGCGATTATCGTTGATAAATTAGGCGTTGAAGAATCTGAAGTTACTTTGGAAGCAAGCTTCACAAACGATTTAGGTGCAGATTCACTTGACACTGTAGAACTTATCATGGAATTCGAAAAAGAATTCGGTATTTCCATTCCTGATGATCAAGCTGAAAAAATCGCTACTGTAGGTGACGCTGTAACATACATTGAAGCTGCTAAAGCTTAA